The following DNA comes from Amycolatopsis solani.
GCCGAGCGCAGCAGCTCCTGCAGGTGCCGGATGCGCGCCTCGGCCTGGCCCTGTTCTTCACGGGCGGCGTGGTAGCCGCCGTTCTCCTTGAGGTCGCCCTCTTCGCGGCTGTCGTTGATGCGCGCGGCGATGACCGGCCGATTCTCGATCATTTCGTCGAGCTCGTGCTTGAGCCGGTCGTAGGCATCCTGGGTCAGCCAGGTCACCTTGGTGTCGCTCACGGTCACCATCTCCTCGTCGGGCCTGCCAGGCTTGCGTGTTCAAGCCGGCCCACACGGGCGTAGTTGCCCGCGTGGCTGAGATAAAGGAAAAACACGGCCCGTCGCGGGCCGTGCTGAGGGGTCAGACTATCACGGCGCGACAGGTCGACGCCCGTCAATTCCGCTGGCCCCGGGCGTTGGGCGCGCGGTTCACCCCGTTGGCCGCTATGGGGTTGACAGATAGCGTGGTATGTCGTACGAGCAGCCGAAGACGTCGGCGGTCACCGGTACCCCGATGCTCTTGATCGTCGTGCTCATCCTGCTGTACTTCGCGCCGGCGGGAACCAGGAGCTCCTTGCGGCCGCTCTCGGCGCCGGTCTTGTCGCGGGCGCGCACGATGCAGACGCCCGGCTTGCTGTTGTCGTCCCGCGTCACGTTGATGGTGATTTCCATCGCGTTGCCCGGTTTCGCGCTGAACGCGACGCGCTCGGCGTCGATCGGCGCGGCACCGAGGTTGACGTACGCGACCCAGGTGATCACGCCGCTGACCAGCAGGGCGATGGCCAGGAAGAGCCACCGGCGCCAGCGCCGGGACGGCTTCGCGCCGCGGCTGCCGTACCGGCCTTCGGGCAGCACGGGGGCTGCCGTTTTCGCCGGTCCGCTCGCCAACGCGGGGCCTCCTGCTCGTTCTTGTCGTACCCGCGGGGACAATGGTGGGGCGGGTACGGCTTCGAGTATCCGCCCGCTGGGTGGGCGGCCCGCAGGTGGGTCGCGGAATACAGGTAGAGAAGGAGCCGTTCGCAGCATGGTGGACCCGCTGACGAAGACCCCGAAGCCGCGCTTGCGCCTGATGGCCGTGCACGCGCACCCCGACGACGAGTCGAGCAAGGGCGCCGCCACGATGGCGCGCTACGCCGCCGAAGGCCACGAGGTGCTGGTCGTCACCTGCACCGGTGGCGAAGCCGGCAGCATCTTGAACCCGGCCATGGACCGCCCCGAAGTGCTGGCGAACATGGCCGAGATCCGCCGCGAGGAGATGGCCCGCGCGGCCAAGATCCTCGGCGTGAGCCAGCGCTGGCTCGGCTTCGTCGACTCGGGCCTGCCCGAGGGCGACCCGATGCCGCCGGTGCCGGAGGGGTCGTTCGCCGTCGTGCCGCTGGAGGAGTCGACCGAGGCGCTGGTCCGCGTGATCCGGGAGTTCCGCCCGCACGTCATCACGACGTACGACGAGAACGGCGGCTACCCGCACCCCGACCACATCCGCACCCACGAGGTGTCGATGGCGGCGTGGGACGCGGCCCCGGACCCCGCTCGCTTCCCCGACGCCGGTGAGCCGTGGCAGCCGCTGAAGCTGTACTACGGGCACGGCTTCTCGCGGGCCCGGATGACGCTCTTCGACGAGGCGCTGAAGGCGGCCGGGCTCGAGTCGCCGTACACCGAGTGGCTGGCGAAGTGGGACCCGGAGCGGGCCGATGTCATGGAGCGGGTGACGACCCGCGTCGAGTGCGGTGAATACTTCGAGGTGCGGGACGAGGCGCTCAAGGCGCACGCCACGCAGATCGACCCCACCAGCCGCTGGTTCGCAGTACCGCTGGAGATGCAGCGCGAGGTCTGGCCGACCGAGGAGTACGAGCTGGTCAAGTCGCTGGTGGACAGCACGTTGCCGGAGGACGACCTGTTCGCCGGTATCGAGGAGAAGGTGAGTACATGAGTCTGACGCTGCCGGCCGGCGTGGCGCTTCCGGTGACCGCGTCGGCCCTGGTCCTGACGCAGCAGCCGGGCAACGGCGACAACGGCGGGCAGGGGGAGGACTTCGGCAAGTCGTCCCCGGTCGGCTTCCTGGTGCTGATCCTGTTCCTCGTGGCGGTGGCCTTCCTGGTCCGCTCGATGACGAAGCACCTGAAGCGAGTCCCGGCGAGCTTCGACGACCCGCCGGCCGAGGCCGCGCCGGCGCCGCCCGAGGCGAAGGCCGAGCAGCCGGAGGCGGCCGAGAAGCCCGCGAAGGACTCCCCGGCCACCAAGGCCGACAGCTAGAGCCGCGGGTCCACCGGGTCCGACTCCAGGGCGAGCACCGCGAACACGCATTCGTGGACTCGCCAGAGCGGCTCGCCCCGCGCGGTGCGCTCCAGCGCCTCCAGCCCGAGCGCGTACTCGCGCAGCGCCAGCGTCCGCTTCCGGTTCAGCCCGCGCTTGCGCAGCCGCTCCAGGTTCGGCGGCAGCGTGTAGTCCGGCCCGTAGACGATCCGCAGGTACTCGCGCCCGCGCACCTTCACGCCGGGCTGGACGAGGCCGCGCGGGCCCCGCGTCAGGTTGGCCGCGGGCTTGACGACCATGCCTTCGCCGCCGCCGGCGGTCAGTTCCTCCCACCACGAGACGCCCCGGGCGACCGACGCGGGGTCCAGCAGGTCCACCTCGAGCGTCCGGGTCGGCTGGAACCGCGGTCCGGCCAGCCGCTCCAGCATCGACAGGTGCCACGCGTGCGGCCGGTCGTGGTAGGCCGCCCCTTCGGACGCCAGCAGCTGGAACGGCGCCAGCCGGACGCCCTCCAGGCCCTGAGTCGGCCAGCAGTAGCGCCGGTACGCCGTCCGGTAGGCGTCCACTGTGGACGACCGGGCCGCCGTCCGCGCCAGCAGGTCCGAGACGTCGATGCCGCGCGCGGCCGCCGTGGTCAACGCCGAAACGGCCGCCGGCAGCACGGCTTGGGCGGCCGCGCCCACCGACGCGTACTGCTCCGAGATGAGCGAGCCCGCCTTCGCGCTCCACGGCAGCAGCTCGGCGTCGAGCAGCAGCCAGCCGGTGTCCAGCTCCCGGAACAGCTCGGCCGCGGCGGAGCGCACGTCCGCCAGCAGCTCGCGGTTCTGCGCGGCCGGGAAGAACGGCCGCCCGGTGCGCGTGTACACCGCGCCCCCGCCCTCGATGCCGAACCGCCGGGCCGCGACGCCGTCCTGGCAGACCAGGACGACCGCCCGCGACCCCATGTGCTTCTCTTCGCACAGCACCGACTGCACGCCCGCCGCGCGGTACTCGGCGAAAGCCTCGTCCGGGTGCTCCAAGTGGTCGGGGCGCGCCGACGTCGCACACGGCGCCATCGTCGGCGGCAGGTACGCCAGCCACCGCGGGTCGACCGCGAACCGGCTCATCACCTCCAGCGCCGCCGCCGACTGCTCCGCCGAGACGCCGACCCGGCCGTGGTGCGCGGTCTGCACGACCCGCTTCCCGGTGACGTCGGCCAGCTCCAGCACCGCGGGTTCGCGCCCGGCCGGCGGCCGCGAAGCGTCGAGCGGCCGGGCCGGCTCGTACCAGACCCGGTGCGCCTTCACCGAGACGACCTGGCGCTCCGGGTAGCGCAGCGCCGTCAGCTTCCCGCCGAAGACGCACCCGGTGTCCAGGCACATCGTGTTGTTGACCCACTCCGGCTCGAGCGTCGGCGTGTGGCCGTACAGAACCATCGCGGACCCGCGGTAGTCGCGTGCCCACGGCAGCCGCACAGGCAAGCCGTACTCGTCGGTCTCGCCGGTCGTGTCGCCGTAGAGCGCCATGCTGCGCACCCGGCCGGACGCGCGCCCGTGGTAGCGCTCGGGCAGCCCGGCGTGCGCGACGACGAGGTCACCGCCGTCGAGGACGTAGTGCGCGATCAGCCCGTCGCAGAACTCGTGCGCCTGCCGCCGGAACTCCTCGCTCTCCTCGGCGAGCTGCGCCAGCGACTCCGCGAGCCCGTGCGCGGCGTTGACCTTGCGCCCGTGCAGCGCGCGCACCAGCTTCTGCTCGTGGTTCCCGCAGACGACCAGCGCGGTCCCGGCCGCGGCCATCCCCATCACCCGCCGCAGCACGCCGGGGGTGTCCGGGCCGCGGTCGACGAGGTCGCCGACGAACACCGCCGTCCGCCCGTCCGGGTGGACGCCGTCGACGTACCCCAGCTCGGCCAGCAGCTCCTCCAGTTCGGCCGCGCAGCCGTGGACGTCGCCGATCACGTCGAAGGGCCCGGTCAGCTCACGCTTGTCGTTGCGCAGCGGCTCGACGACGAGCTCCGCCTCGGCCACCTCGGCTTCCGACCGCAGCACGTGCACGCGCCGGAAACCCTCGCGCTCCAACGACTTCAGCGACCGCTGCAGCTCGCCGCGCTGCCGCCGGACCACGTGGTCGCCGAATTCGCGATCGGGCCGTGAAGCGTTGCGCGTGACGCAGACGCCGAGCGGCAGGTCGAGCACGATCGCCACGGGCAGCACGTCGTGCTCCTTCGCGAGCTTCACCAGGCTCGCCCGGGAAGCGCGCTGGACGTTCGTCGCGTCGATGACGGTCGTCCGCCCGGCCGCGAGCCGCTTCCCCGCGACGTAGTGCAGCGCGTCGAAGGCGTCGGGGGACGCGGCCTGGTCGTTCTCGTCGTCGGCGACGAGGCCGCGGAAGAAGTCGCTGGAGAGCACCTGCGTCGGCGCGAAGTGCGTGCGCGCGAACGTGGACTTGCCGGAGCCGGAAGCGCCGACGAGCACGACGAGCGCCATGTCGGGGACGGTCAGCTTCACGCGGCCACCTCCTCGGTCGTCGAAAAGACCGCCAGCTGGGTCGGCGGTCCCGATTCCTGGTCCACCGGTCCGATCGGCAGGAACCGGACGTCGTAGCCGCGCCGGGTCGCGACGCCGTCCGCCCAGGCGCGGAACTCGGCTCGCGTCCATTCGAACCGGTGGTCGGCGTGCCGGAAATGCCCCATCGGCAGGAACTCGAACAGCCGGTTGTACTCCGCGTTGGGCGTCGTGACGATCACCGTGCGCGGCGCCGCGACCCCGAACACCGCGTGCTCCAGCGCCGGCAGCCGGTCTTCGTCGACGTGTTCGACGACCTCCATCAGCACGGCGGCGTCGTACCCGGCCAGCGCCGGGTCGGCGTAGGTGAGCGCGGACTGCCGCAGCGTGACCCGGGTGTAGCCGCCCAGCCGCTTCTCGGCGATGGCGAGCGCGCTCGCGGAGACGTCGACGCCGACGATGTCGACGAAGGAACGCTCCTTCTCGAGCACGCGCAGCAGCGCGCCGGAGCCGCAGCCGAGGTCGAGCACGCGCCGGGCGCCCGCGGCCCGCAGCGCGGCGAGCACGCTGCCGTGGCGCTGCGACGCGAGGCTTTCCGGCTGGTCCGGCAGCTCGGTGACCAGTGCCTCGGCCTCCGCCGGGACGTCGCCGGCGTCGGCCAGCCGCGAAAGCGCGTAGTCCACCACCGGGCGGCGCCGCTCGAGGTAGCGGTTCGCGATGAGCTCCCGCTCGGGGTGCGCGGCGAGCCAGCCCTCGCCGGCGCGCAGCAGCTTGTCGGCCTCGTCCTGGCCGACCCAGTAGTGCTTGTCGCCGTCGAGCGCGGGCAGCAGCACGTAGAGGTGCCGCAGCGCGTCGCCGACGCGGTGGGTGCCGGTCAGCGTCAGGTCGACATAGCGGCTTTCGCCCCACTCGGGGACCTGCGGATCGAGCGGGATGGGCGTGGCCGAAACGCGCCAGCCGAGCGGCTCGAAGAGCTTGTGCACGGCCTCGGCCCCGCCACGCGCGGTCAGCGACGGCACGCGGACCTCGAGGTCGAAGAGCTCGTCGACGAGTTCCGGGCGCGCGGCGCAGCGGCCCGCCAGCGCCGTCGTGAACGCCGCCCGCAGCGCGACCGCGAGGTACGAGCCGCCGGCGTAGGGCCGGTCGTTGACGTACTGGGTCAGCGCCGTCCCGCCGCCGCGGACGAGCCCGACCGGGTCGATTTCGACGAACAGCGCGGCCGTGCAGCGCTCCGGCCCGGCCTCCGGGTAGAAGACGTGCGCGGTACCGGCCGACAACGCGACCGTCTGCGCCTTCGCCGGGTGCTTGTGGAGCAGGAAACCCAAGTCGGTGGCCGGGTTCCGGGTCGTCGTGATGGTCAGCAGCACCCGTCCAGTGTGGCGGAGCGGCCGGTGCGCGCGCGTGCGTTTTTCGCCGGGTGCGACCCTGAAGGCATGAACCGCCTCGCCAGTGCGACCAGCCCGTACCTGCTCCAGCACGCGGACAACCCGGTCGAGTGGTGGCAGTGGGGTCCGGACGCGCTCGCCGAGGCGCGGCGGCGGAACGTGCCCATCCTGCTTTCCGTCGGCTACGCCGCGTGCCACTGGTGCCACGTCATGGCACACGAGTCGTTCGAAGACGCCGAAACCGCCGCCGTGATGAACGAGCACTTCGTCAACATCAAGGTCGACCGCGAGGAGCGGCCGGACATCGACGCGGTGTACATGGCCGCGACGCAGGCGATGACCGGGCAGGGCGGCTGGCCGATGACCTGCTTCCTGACCCCGGACGGCGAGCCGTTCCACTGCGGCACCTACTACCCGCCGTCGCCGCGGCCGGGCATGCCGTCGTTCCGGCAGCTGCTGGCCGCCGTCGCCGAGGCGTGGGGCGAGCGGCCGGACGAGCTGCTGGAGGGCGCGAAGCAGATCGTCGCGCACCTCGCCGAGCAGACCGGCCCGCTCCAGGAGTCCGTTGTGGACGAAGCCGTGCTCGACGCCGCGGTGACCAAGCTGGCGCAGGAGGCGGACCCGGTCAACGGCGGCTTCGGCCGCGCGCCGAAGTTCCCGCCGTCGATGGTGCTCGAGTTCCTGCTGCGCCACCACGAACGGACCGGGTCGGCGGCCGCGCTGTCCCTGGTGGACAAGACGGCCGAGTCGATGGCCCGCGGCGGGCTGTACGACCAGCTGGCCGGCGGCTTCGCGCGCTACTCCGTGGACGCCGAGTGGCTCGTGCCGCACTTCGAGAAGATGTTGTACGACAACGCGTTGCTGCTCGGCTTCTACGCGCACCTCTGGCGCCGGACCGGCTCGGCGACGGCGTTGCGGGTGACGACCGGCACCGCGGAGTTCCTCTTCGACGGCCTGCGGACGCCGGAGGGCGGCTTCGCGTCTTCGCTGGACGCGGACACCGACGGCGTCGAAGGCCTCACCTACGTCTGGACGCCGTCGCAGCTGCGTGAGGTGCTCGGCGACGACGCCGACGCGGCCGCCGAGCTGTTCGGCGTCACCGAAGAGGGGACCTTCGAGCACGGGACGTCGACGCTGCGCCTGTTCGGGGAGCTCCCGGAGGCGATCCGGCTCCCCCTGCTGGCGGCGCGGAACCTGCGGCCGCAGCCGGGCCGGGACGACAAGGTGATCGCGTCCTGGAACGGGCTGGCGATCAAGGCGCTGGCCGAGGCGGGCGTGGCGCTGGACCGTCCACAGTGGATCGAGGGCGCGGTCGAGGCGGCCGGGCTGCTGCTGCGGGTGCACGTCGTCGACGGGCGCTTGCGGCGCAGTTCGCGTGACGGCGTCGTCGGGGAATCCGCCGGGGTGCTCGAGGACTACGCGTGCGTCGCCGACGGGTTCCTGGCCCTGCACCAGGCGACCGGCGAGGCGAAGTGGCTCACCGAAGCGATGCGGCTGCTCGACCTGGCGCTCGCGCACTTCGCGTCCCCGGACGTCCCCGGCGCGTACTTCGACACCGCCGACGACGCCGAGGCGCTGGTCCAGCGTCCGGCCGACCCGGGCGACAACGCGAGCCCGGCGGGGGCGTCCGCGCTGGCCGGGGCGCTGCTGACGGCGTCGGCGCTGGCCGGGCACGCGGATTCCGCGCGGTACCGCGACGCCGCCGAGCAGGCGCTTCGCCGCGTCGGCGTGCTGGCCGCGCGGGTGCCGCGGTTCGCCGGGCACTGGCTGTCGGTGGCCGAGGCGCTGCAGGCCGGCCCGGTGCAGGTCGCGGTGGTCGGCGCGGACCCGGCGTTGCGCCTGGCCGCGGCGCGCGGCGTGCACGGCGGCGGCATCGTGCTGGCCGGCGAGCCGGACGCGCCCGGCGTCCCGCTGCTGGCGGACCGCCCCCTGGTCGACGGGGCCGCGGCGGCCTACGTCTGCCGCGGGTACGTCTGCGACCGGCCGGTCACGTCGGCGGAGGCACTGACCGCTCAGCTCTGATCGCCCTGGGAGAACGTGCTGGGTATCCCCCTGTAGTCGGCGTAGCGTCAGTAGCGTTGTAATCATGTAATCGCGGAGGTGGCGGACATGGGACGAGGCTGGCGAGGTAGCCGGGGCTGGCAGCAGGCCGAAGTGCCTTCGGCGGACGACGCGGCGGCCTGGTTCGGCGGACGCCTGCCCGACGGCTGGTTCACCGGAGCCGCGGAGGTCACGGTCGACCGCGAGGAGATCATCGTGGTCGGCGAGCTGCCGGCGTTGAGCGAGGAGCACGCCGACGACGCGGCCCGCGCGGCGGCGGAGGAAGGCCGGATCAGCCGGTTCCGCGAAGAGACGCGCGACGAGCGCATCGAGATCGCGCGCCAGGCGGAGCACCGCTACCAGCGCAAGGTGGCGTGGGGCGCCCGTCTCGGCGGCACGACGGCGCTGTTCACGACGCATTCGGCGCCGGTGATGACCCGGCTGCGGCAGCCGGAACGCCTGGTGCTGGACACGCTGGTGGACGCGGGCGTCGCGCGTTCGCGGTCGGACGCGCTCGCGTGGGCGGTCCGGCTGGTCGGCGAGCACGCCGACAGCTGGCTGGGTGACCTGCGCGAGGCGATGAGCAAGGTCGACGACCTGCGCTCGAAGGGCCCTGACCTGGCGTGAAGAAGTCCACGTTTAGGGGTCTGCGGCCGTTCTGAACCTGCGGGGCCGACAGGGCTGCGGCAGGCTGACTACCAACGAGTAGGAAGCCTGCCGTCAGTCCTTTCCGGAGGTAGCCGTGGACGTCCCAGAAGTGCCATCGAAGGTGGATCCGGACTCGGTGACCGCCGTCCTCGACGGTCGCTGGGCCGAGCTGCGCCGCGCGGTGCGGGCGCAGATGGCCGGCACGGAGTTCCGGGACCCGGTCGCCCTCGACACCGAAGCCCACCGCGCCCAGGTGCTCGACCAGCTGCGCGCGCTCGCCGAGACCGACCGCCCCGGCCTGGGCTTCGACCCGGCCTACGGCGGCGGTGGCGACGTCGGCGGCTCGGTGACGTCGTTCGAGATGCTCGGCTACGGCGACCTGTCCCTCATGGTCAAGGCCGGTGTCCAATGGGGACTCTTCGGCGGCGCCGTCCAGCTGCTCGGCACCGAGCGGCACCACGAGCGGTACCTGCGCTCGATCATGAACCTGGACCTGCTCGGCTGCTTCGCGATGACCGAGCACGGGCACGGCTCCGACGTCCAGCACCTGCGGACCACGGCGACCTATGGGGACGGTGGGTTCGTCGTGCACACGCCGGACCACATGGCGCAGAAGGAGTACATCGGCAACGCGGCCCGCGACGGCCGGATGGCGGTGGTGTTCGCGCAGCTGGTCACCGGCGGGGAATCGCGCGGCGTGCACGCGTTCACGGTGCCGATCCGGGGCGAGGACGGGAAACCGCTGCCCGGGGTGTCCATCGAGGACTGCGGCCCGAAGGCCGGCCTCAACGGCGTCGACAACGGCCGGTTGAGCTTCGACAACGTCCGCGTCCCGCGCGAGGCCCTGCTGAACCGCTTCGGCGACGTCGACGAGAACGGGACGTACTCGAGCCCGATCGAGAGCGACGGCCGCCGGTTCTTCACCATGCTGGGCACGCTGATCCGCGGCCGGGTGAGCGTCGGCGGCAGCGCGGGCAGCGCGACGAAACGCGCACTGGCACTGGCGATCCGCTACGGCGAGCACCGCCGCCAGTTCACCACCCCGGACGGCGACGAGGTCGTCATCCTCGACTACCTCGCCCACCAGCGGAAACTGCTGCCGGCGCTGGCGAAGACGTACGCGCTGCACTTCGCGCAGGAGGAGCTGGTGTCGAAGCTCCACGACATCGACTCGTCGGCGCCCGAGGAGGAGCAGCGCGAACTGGAGTCGCGCGCGGCGGGCATGAAGGCCCTCAACACCTGGCACGCGACGGCCACGATCCAGGCGGCGCGCGAGGCTTGCGGCGGCTCGGGCTACCTGGCGGAGAACCTGCTGCCCGGGCTGAAGGCCGACACCGACGTCTTCACGACGTTCGAGGGCGACAACACGGTGCTGCTGCAGCTGGTCGCGAAGGGGCTCCTGACCAGCTACAAGGAGGACTTCCAGGACCTTTCGCCGCTGGCGACCGCGCGGTTCTTCACCGACCAGGTGGTGAGCGCGATCCTGGAACGGACTTCCGTGCGCAAGGCGCTCGAGTCGCTCACCGAGGGCTCCGACGCGGATGTGTTCTTCCGCCGCGAGTGGCAGCTCCGGCTGTTCGAGGACCGCGAGGAGCACGTCGTGGAGGGCGTGGCGAAACGCCTGCGCAAGGCGGCTTCGGACCCGTTCGGCGTGTTCAACTCGGCGCAGGACCACGTGCTGCGCGCCGGCCGCGTCCACGTCGAGCGGCTGGTCCTGTCGGCGTTCGTGGCGGCGATCGAGCGCTGCGAAGACCCGGATGCCCGCACGCTGCTGGAGCGCGTCTGCGACCTGTACGCGCTGTCGGCGATCGAAGAGGACCTGGCCTGGTTCCTGGGCCACGGCCGCCTGACGGCGTCACGTGGAAAGGCCGTCACCGCGGCGGTGAACGGCCTGTGCGCCCAGCTGCGCCCGCACGCGCGGACGCTGGTGGACGCGTTCGCCATCCCGGACCAGTTCCTGGCGGCGCCGATGCTGAAGTCCTGAGTCGAGACCGCGAGGGGTGGCCGGGGTCGGGGCCCGGCCACCCCTCGCGGCGGCTTTACCGGCGGTGCTTGCCTTCGTCGTCGGTGACTTCGAACTGCTCCTTGCGGACCTTGCCGGAGACGGTCTGGTCCTCGGTGACCGACTCGGTCCGCAGCCGCGCCCGCTCGACCGGCACCGTTTCCTTGCGCACCACGGGTTTCTCGGCGTGCAGGACGACGTCCTGCTCGGCTTCGCCGATCTCGGCCTCGCCGCCGGTCCCGGTGATCGGCTCGCGTTCGATGCGCACCTCTTCGTGCCGCACCGGGACGGTGACCTGCTGCTCCTCGGTGACGACGTACTTCCGCAGCCGGACGTGCCCGGTTTCGACCTGCTCGGTCCCGACGTCCAGCCGTTCCTCGGAGCGGGTCATGCTGCCCTTGGCGTCCATCCCGGACTTGCCCTTGGCCTGCTGCCGCTCGCCGGTACGACCGCTGTCGCCAGTACGACCACCGCCGGTGCGGCCGTCGCCCGTACGGCCGTCGCCCGCGGGCATCCGGCCGTCGGGTGACGTGCGGGGCACGGGCAGGCCGTAGTGGCGGTACAGCTGGGCGCTTTCCTCAGGGGAGAGGTGCCCGTCGGCGTCGATGCGCGGCGCGTCGGAAACGCTGTCCTTGTCGACCCGGACGTGGACGCCGTCCCGGTCGGTGTGCGCCCCGGAGAGCGGCACGAAGCTTTCCTTGGTGCCGAACAGCCCGGTCTTGACGGTGATCCATTCCGGCTGGTGCGTCGCGTCGGCGAGGTAGACCGTGCCGACCTTCCCGAGCTTGTTGCCGTTCGGGTCGACCACGGCACTGTCGATGAGCTCCCGGGGTTCCATGGTCTTGGCCATCGCGGTGCGGCTCCTTTCGCGCGTTGCGTCCTTGGTGAAGCCACCGTCGGCCGCGCCGCCGGGCCCGGCAACCGGCGTGGTGTCCCCGTGGGTGACCCCCGAAGGTGATCGTTTGAAGGCGCGCCGGCTGGCCAGGTCCGTGGGTGCGCCGCAGGTCGGGAGGGCTGTCCCCGGCGTGATCGAGCCGGTGCGGAATGGCGCGAAGGTGTGGATGTGACCGCCGACACTTTCCGGTGCTGTCACAACCCCGCCGCCGCGCTCGTCATGGCGGTGAAACCGGAAGACGAAAGGGAAGAACGATGGAAGCGCGGCTCAACATGTTCGAGAACGAGATCACCACCAAGTTCGTCAAGCGCCTGATCGCGGCGTCCCACCCGATCGCGGAGTCCTCGCTGCCGACCGCGACCCAGGAGCTCGTGAAGATCCGGGCGAGCCAGATCAACGGCTGCGGGATGTGCCTCGACATGCACACGAAGGACGCGGCGGCGAACGGCGAGACGGCGGTCCGCCTGGCGATGGTGGCGGCCTGGCGGGAAGCGGTGGTGTTCACCGAGGCCGAGCGGGCGGCGCTGGCGCTGACCGAGGAGGGGACCCGCCTGGCGGACGCGCACACCGGCGTCAGCGACGCGACGTGGTCGGAGGTCCGCAAGCACTTCGACGACGAGCAGATCGGCGCGCTGATCTCCCTGGTGGCGATGATCAACGCGTGGAACCGGCTGAACGTCATCGTGCAGAACCCCGCGGGCGAGTACCAGCCGGGCATGTTCGGCTGAGCCTCTCCGGCTGCGCGACAATGACGAGCCACGGGGAGGTGGTGTCGTCGTGCCGAGACGGGAACGACCGCTTGAGCGGACCGAGGACGAGTTGTCCCGCTTCGCGGCCGATCTGCGGGCGTTGCGCGCACAGGTGGGCACACCGTCCTATCGGGAGCTGGGGCGGCGGGCGCACTACTCGTCCAGCACGCTGTCCGACGCCGCGGGTGGCCGGAAACTCCCGACGTTGCCGGTCACCCTCGCCTACGTCCGCGCGTGCGGCGGCGACGTCGAGGTCTGGGCCCGCCGCTGGCGCGAGCTGGCCGCGGAACTGCCGGACGGAACCGAACCGGACGCCGGCTCGCCGTATGCCGGGCTGGCCGCGTTCCAGACCGCGGATGCCGACCGCTTCTTCGGCCGTGACCGGCTGGTCGAGGACCTACTCGACCGCCTGTCACGCCGGCCGCTGGTGGCGGTGTTCGGTCCCTCGGGAGCCGGCAAGTCGTCACTCCTGCGGGCGGGTCTCATCCCGCGGCTGACCGGCGAGCACGTGGTGTTCACGCCGGGCGCGCATCCCCTGAAGACGTACGAAGAACACGTGGCCGGGCACCCGCCGGCCGATCTGGTCGTCGTGGTCGACCAGTTCGAAGAGTGCTTCACCCTGTGCGCCGATCCCGCCGAGCGGGACGCTTTCCTCTCGGCGCTGGTGCGCTCGGCCACCGGCCGCACCCGCGTCGTGCTCGGGGTCAGAGCCGACTTCTACGAGCACTGCGCGTTCCACGAGAAGCTGGCCGAGGCGGTGACCGACGCGCAGGTCCTCCTCGGCCCGATGCACGCCGACGAACTCCGGGAAGCGATCGTCCGCCCGGCCGCCGCCGTCGGCTGCGTGGTCGACACGGCGCTCGTCACCCGGCTGGTCGCGGAAACCGCGGGCCAGCCCGCCGCGTTGCCGTTGCTGTCGCACGCGTTGCTGGAAACCTGGCGCCGCCGCAGCGGCATGCGGCTCACGCTCGAAGGCTACGAGCGTACCGGCGGCATCGAGCACGCGCTGGCCCGCACGGCGGAAGAGACGTACGAAAGCCTTACCGGCGCGCAACAGGAGACGGTGCGGCACCTGTGCCGCCGGCTGGCCACGGCGGAAATCGGTGCCCCCGCGGTGAAACGACGGGTCGCCCGCGACGAGCTGGGCGACGACGCCACCGAAGTACTGGACCAGCTGGCGGCGGCGCGCTTGGTGAGCCTCGACCGGGACAGCGTCGAGCTCGCGCACGAAGCGCT
Coding sequences within:
- a CDS encoding thioredoxin domain-containing protein: MNRLASATSPYLLQHADNPVEWWQWGPDALAEARRRNVPILLSVGYAACHWCHVMAHESFEDAETAAVMNEHFVNIKVDREERPDIDAVYMAATQAMTGQGGWPMTCFLTPDGEPFHCGTYYPPSPRPGMPSFRQLLAAVAEAWGERPDELLEGAKQIVAHLAEQTGPLQESVVDEAVLDAAVTKLAQEADPVNGGFGRAPKFPPSMVLEFLLRHHERTGSAAALSLVDKTAESMARGGLYDQLAGGFARYSVDAEWLVPHFEKMLYDNALLLGFYAHLWRRTGSATALRVTTGTAEFLFDGLRTPEGGFASSLDADTDGVEGLTYVWTPSQLREVLGDDADAAAELFGVTEEGTFEHGTSTLRLFGELPEAIRLPLLAARNLRPQPGRDDKVIASWNGLAIKALAEAGVALDRPQWIEGAVEAAGLLLRVHVVDGRLRRSSRDGVVGESAGVLEDYACVADGFLALHQATGEAKWLTEAMRLLDLALAHFASPDVPGAYFDTADDAEALVQRPADPGDNASPAGASALAGALLTASALAGHADSARYRDAAEQALRRVGVLAARVPRFAGHWLSVAEALQAGPVQVAVVGADPALRLAAARGVHGGGIVLAGEPDAPGVPLLADRPLVDGAAAAYVCRGYVCDRPVTSAEALTAQL
- a CDS encoding acyl-CoA dehydrogenase family protein; its protein translation is MDVPEVPSKVDPDSVTAVLDGRWAELRRAVRAQMAGTEFRDPVALDTEAHRAQVLDQLRALAETDRPGLGFDPAYGGGGDVGGSVTSFEMLGYGDLSLMVKAGVQWGLFGGAVQLLGTERHHERYLRSIMNLDLLGCFAMTEHGHGSDVQHLRTTATYGDGGFVVHTPDHMAQKEYIGNAARDGRMAVVFAQLVTGGESRGVHAFTVPIRGEDGKPLPGVSIEDCGPKAGLNGVDNGRLSFDNVRVPREALLNRFGDVDENGTYSSPIESDGRRFFTMLGTLIRGRVSVGGSAGSATKRALALAIRYGEHRRQFTTPDGDEVVILDYLAHQRKLLPALAKTYALHFAQEELVSKLHDIDSSAPEEEQRELESRAAGMKALNTWHATATIQAAREACGGSGYLAENLLPGLKADTDVFTTFEGDNTVLLQLVAKGLLTSYKEDFQDLSPLATARFFTDQVVSAILERTSVRKALESLTEGSDADVFFRREWQLRLFEDREEHVVEGVAKRLRKAASDPFGVFNSAQDHVLRAGRVHVERLVLSAFVAAIERCEDPDARTLLERVCDLYALSAIEEDLAWFLGHGRLTASRGKAVTAAVNGLCAQLRPHARTLVDAFAIPDQFLAAPMLKS
- a CDS encoding PRC and DUF2382 domain-containing protein, which translates into the protein MAKTMEPRELIDSAVVDPNGNKLGKVGTVYLADATHQPEWITVKTGLFGTKESFVPLSGAHTDRDGVHVRVDKDSVSDAPRIDADGHLSPEESAQLYRHYGLPVPRTSPDGRMPAGDGRTGDGRTGGGRTGDSGRTGERQQAKGKSGMDAKGSMTRSEERLDVGTEQVETGHVRLRKYVVTEEQQVTVPVRHEEVRIEREPITGTGGEAEIGEAEQDVVLHAEKPVVRKETVPVERARLRTESVTEDQTVSGKVRKEQFEVTDDEGKHRR
- a CDS encoding carboxymuconolactone decarboxylase family protein, giving the protein MEARLNMFENEITTKFVKRLIAASHPIAESSLPTATQELVKIRASQINGCGMCLDMHTKDAAANGETAVRLAMVAAWREAVVFTEAERAALALTEEGTRLADAHTGVSDATWSEVRKHFDDEQIGALISLVAMINAWNRLNVIVQNPAGEYQPGMFG